The Lachnospiraceae bacterium oral taxon 500 genome window below encodes:
- a CDS encoding GNAT family N-acetyltransferase, with protein sequence MEFRLAVPEDLPNIKEVYQAIVKRMIENKIKIWDDVYPCDFFEEDINKNRLYILLDKEIIAAAFVLTNEHSGYKNVEWQDNTATAVYLDRLGVNVLYGRKGIASMMIAKAIEVGRKSGAQYLRLFVIDENKPAINLYEKNKLIKAKGIYTEIIDDELSFNEYGYEIRLN encoded by the coding sequence ATGGAATTTCGATTAGCAGTACCCGAGGATTTACCTAACATAAAAGAAGTATACCAAGCTATCGTAAAAAGAATGATTGAAAACAAAATCAAAATTTGGGACGATGTTTATCCTTGTGATTTTTTTGAAGAAGATATAAATAAAAATCGCTTATATATTTTACTGGACAAAGAGATTATTGCCGCTGCATTTGTTTTGACTAACGAACATAGCGGATATAAAAATGTAGAATGGCAAGATAATACGGCAACCGCTGTTTATTTAGATCGCTTGGGTGTTAATGTTTTGTATGGCCGAAAAGGAATTGCCAGTATGATGATCGCGAAAGCAATCGAAGTCGGCAGGAAATCAGGCGCCCAATATTTAAGACTATTTGTTATTGATGAAAATAAACCGGCCATTAATTTATACGAGAAAAATAAATTGATAAAAGCTAAAGGAATATATACCGAAATTATTGATGATGAGCTCAGTTTTAATGAATATGGTTACGAAATAAGGTTAAACTAA
- a CDS encoding GNAT family N-acetyltransferase — protein sequence MIRNMQLSDAACLQRICGQALGYNADIALVEHQIRKLSNDPHHIMAVYEEEGTQNAIGFVHAELYESIYSDTGLNILALAVDPAFQGKGIGQKLMAFIEAYAAQNHLAFIRLNSGAHRTDAHKFYEKIGYVCDKTQKRFIKSFR from the coding sequence ATGATACGAAATATGCAATTAAGTGATGCGGCTTGCCTGCAAAGAATTTGCGGGCAGGCATTGGGCTATAACGCCGATATCGCATTAGTAGAACATCAAATCCGGAAATTATCAAATGACCCGCACCATATTATGGCTGTTTATGAAGAGGAAGGCACTCAAAATGCAATCGGTTTTGTCCATGCCGAGTTATATGAGAGCATTTACAGCGACACCGGTTTAAATATTCTGGCACTGGCAGTTGACCCGGCGTTTCAAGGCAAAGGAATCGGCCAAAAACTGATGGCTTTCATAGAAGCATACGCCGCCCAAAATCACCTCGCCTTTATTCGCTTAAATTCAGGAGCACATCGAACAGACGCTCATAAGTTTTATGAAAAAATCGGATATGTTTGCGACAAAACACAAAAACGGTTTATTAAATCGTTTCGCTAA
- a CDS encoding DUF3793 domain-containing protein, whose amino-acid sequence MRAKVGIPAQEILKQYSDMEYLCYTIAFHAAPTIMRQKAASLIIFKNGSRPLKQVWLGNRERCEQYFPLRSFCLYERPESVGVLFYQPDLLADCLLKPETKQFLAHFGYAPEMSLNEKLTALAARYQTGCPHEIGVFLDYPLHDVKAFADCRKDCLLTGYWKVYAEEKAALKRFREFDYSKNRILQALLRGVSPQRVAYV is encoded by the coding sequence ATGAGAGCAAAAGTAGGAATACCGGCTCAAGAAATCTTAAAGCAGTATTCGGATATGGAGTATTTATGTTATACCATTGCTTTTCATGCCGCGCCCACGATTATGCGCCAAAAAGCAGCGTCGCTCATTATTTTTAAAAACGGCAGCCGGCCGCTGAAACAGGTTTGGCTGGGAAACCGGGAGCGCTGCGAACAGTATTTTCCTTTGCGTTCTTTTTGTTTGTATGAACGGCCAGAGAGCGTCGGTGTTTTATTTTATCAGCCAGACCTGCTGGCAGACTGCTTGCTGAAGCCGGAAACAAAGCAATTCTTGGCGCATTTCGGTTATGCTCCGGAAATGAGCTTAAACGAGAAACTGACTGCTCTGGCAGCGCGTTATCAGACGGGCTGCCCGCATGAAATCGGGGTCTTTTTGGATTATCCGCTGCATGATGTTAAGGCCTTTGCCGATTGCCGGAAAGACTGTCTGCTGACCGGCTACTGGAAAGTTTATGCCGAGGAAAAGGCGGCGCTAAAGCGTTTTCGGGAGTTTGATTATTCCAAAAACCGAATCTTACAGGCGCTGCTCCGCGGAGTTTCACCCCAAAGAGTGGCGTATGTTTAA
- a CDS encoding flavodoxin gives MAIPVIYWSGTGNTEAMAKAVAEGIKANGKEAKLLAVGDASAADVEAAEAVALGCPAMGDEILEEDEMEPFVESIADAVKGKKVVLFGSYDWGDGQWMRDWQERMKGYGADVVKEGLIANLEPDDDALAACKELGKAL, from the coding sequence ATGGCAATACCTGTTATTTATTGGAGCGGAACCGGCAATACGGAAGCAATGGCTAAGGCAGTAGCCGAGGGCATCAAGGCTAACGGCAAGGAAGCGAAACTTTTGGCAGTAGGCGATGCCTCGGCGGCAGACGTAGAAGCAGCAGAAGCAGTTGCTTTGGGCTGTCCGGCAATGGGCGATGAAATCTTGGAAGAAGATGAAATGGAGCCCTTTGTTGAGTCGATTGCAGACGCTGTAAAAGGCAAGAAAGTCGTACTGTTTGGTTCTTACGATTGGGGCGATGGGCAATGGATGAGAGATTGGCAGGAGAGAATGAAGGGCTACGGCGCAGACGTAGTGAAGGAAGGCCTGATTGCCAATTTGGAACCGGATGACGATGCTCTGGCAGCCTGTAAGGAATTAGGCAAGGCATTGTAA
- the mviN gene encoding murein biosynthesis integral membrane protein MurJ: MEKKRNTVKTISYVMIITLAGKFMALLRGSLLGQAYGTGMEASAFSVASQLPRVFFDAIFVSAITMSFIPVFSKCMQEGGKKKAFAFSDSFITLVGLLMAVLSVLGMLFSDAVAAVSAAGFDADALKLTSELLKILFPTMFFTGIAFSFIGILQSLESFLVPALTSVVFNAVIIGYFFGPNVRWQIHGLAVVFLIGWVMQAAIQVPALRRAGYRFHLNFHWHSSELKQVGILLLPVMVSTWVQPFNIAVNIRFASGIYQDGAAVSAINFANDLYTMIISVFVLSVMNVIFPRMSDLVNQGKKQEAARLTGQTLGIILLFVIPMMAGLMSVSAEVIRLIYAGNRFEQFSIAITSKALFYFALGMIGYALQTVLARVYFAERSGRIPMIGAIIAIASNILLCMLLAPVMEIGGLAMASSLSSTIYGVALLLPLLKKERQIFDRTFFIDAGKMLAAAAVMAAVIYVVKPFLAFLSGGRLMQIIYLGIVAGLGVMVYGLGIFLLKVKGLEEVRRFLKERRSHKA, translated from the coding sequence ATGGAAAAGAAAAGAAACACGGTCAAAACAATTAGTTATGTAATGATAATAACCTTAGCCGGCAAGTTTATGGCTTTGCTGCGGGGGAGTCTGCTGGGGCAGGCCTACGGCACCGGTATGGAGGCGAGCGCTTTTTCGGTGGCCAGTCAGTTACCGCGCGTTTTTTTTGACGCTATTTTTGTGTCGGCCATTACCATGAGCTTTATTCCGGTGTTCAGCAAATGTATGCAGGAGGGCGGAAAAAAGAAGGCGTTTGCCTTTTCGGACAGCTTTATTACGCTGGTCGGGCTGCTGATGGCAGTGCTGTCGGTGCTGGGCATGCTTTTTTCCGATGCGGTGGCGGCTGTTTCGGCTGCCGGCTTTGATGCCGATGCTTTAAAACTGACCTCGGAACTTTTGAAAATCCTGTTTCCGACCATGTTTTTTACCGGCATTGCCTTTTCCTTTATCGGGATTTTGCAGTCGCTGGAGAGCTTTTTGGTTCCGGCGCTGACCAGCGTGGTGTTTAATGCGGTTATCATCGGCTATTTTTTCGGGCCGAATGTTCGCTGGCAAATTCACGGTTTGGCAGTGGTTTTCCTGATCGGCTGGGTAATGCAGGCGGCGATTCAGGTTCCGGCGCTGCGCAGGGCCGGTTACCGCTTTCATTTAAACTTTCACTGGCACAGCAGCGAATTAAAGCAGGTCGGCATCCTGCTTTTGCCGGTTATGGTCAGCACTTGGGTGCAGCCCTTTAATATTGCGGTCAATATCCGCTTTGCCTCCGGTATTTATCAGGATGGGGCGGCGGTCAGCGCCATCAATTTCGCCAATGACTTATATACCATGATTATCAGTGTATTTGTGTTGTCGGTCATGAATGTGATTTTTCCGCGGATGTCCGATTTGGTCAACCAGGGGAAAAAGCAGGAGGCGGCGCGATTGACCGGGCAGACACTGGGCATTATTTTGCTGTTTGTGATTCCGATGATGGCCGGGCTGATGAGTGTAAGCGCCGAGGTGATTCGCCTGATTTATGCCGGCAACCGGTTTGAGCAGTTTTCGATTGCGATTACGTCAAAAGCCTTATTTTACTTTGCGCTGGGCATGATTGGCTATGCCTTGCAAACGGTGCTGGCGCGGGTTTATTTTGCCGAGCGCAGTGGCAGGATACCGATGATTGGGGCGATCATTGCCATTGCTTCTAATATTTTGTTATGTATGCTGCTGGCTCCGGTCATGGAAATCGGTGGGCTGGCGATGGCTTCGTCCCTGTCCTCGACGATTTATGGTGTGGCTTTGCTGCTGCCGCTGCTGAAAAAAGAGCGGCAGATTTTTGACCGGACATTTTTTATCGATGCCGGTAAAATGCTGGCAGCGGCGGCGGTGATGGCGGCGGTGATTTATGTTGTCAAGCCGTTTTTGGCGTTTTTATCCGGCGGCCGGCTGATGCAGATTATTTATTTAGGGATTGTAGCCGGATTGGGAGTCATGGTTTACGGACTTGGCATTTTCCTGCTGAAAGTGAAAGGACTGGAGGAAGTCAGACGTTTTCTTAAGGAAAGAAGAAGCCACAAGGCATAA
- a CDS encoding tRNA (guanosine(37)-N1)-methyltransferase TrmD, producing the protein MKFHVLTLFPEQIEKGLSDSILKRAMDKGLITLNTVNIRDYADNKYHQVDDYPFGGGAGMLMQAPPIFRACRDLQSKGVDLKRLIYMSPQGRTLNQEIVKELAAEEELVFLCGHYEGVDERVLEEWVTEELSIGDYVLTGGELAVMVVIDAVSRYVEGVLSNQESAGEESFEKSLLEYPQYTRPADFEGRKVPEVLLSGHHAKIKEFQRQSAILRTARKRPDLLARAELTAAERAMVEEYLREHDLGAETESR; encoded by the coding sequence ATGAAGTTTCATGTGCTGACTTTATTTCCTGAGCAAATTGAAAAAGGGCTGTCCGACAGCATTTTAAAGCGGGCGATGGATAAGGGGCTGATTACGCTCAATACCGTCAATATCCGAGATTACGCTGACAATAAGTATCATCAGGTGGATGATTACCCCTTTGGCGGCGGAGCCGGAATGCTGATGCAGGCGCCGCCGATTTTCCGGGCCTGCCGGGATTTGCAAAGCAAGGGTGTCGACTTAAAAAGGCTGATTTATATGTCGCCGCAGGGCCGGACCTTAAATCAGGAAATCGTGAAGGAATTGGCGGCCGAGGAAGAACTGGTTTTTTTGTGCGGACATTATGAAGGTGTCGACGAAAGAGTGCTGGAAGAATGGGTAACGGAGGAATTGTCAATTGGCGATTATGTCCTGACCGGCGGAGAATTGGCGGTGATGGTGGTGATTGATGCGGTCAGCCGCTATGTGGAGGGTGTGCTGTCCAATCAGGAATCGGCCGGCGAGGAAAGCTTTGAAAAAAGCTTGCTGGAATATCCGCAGTATACCCGGCCGGCTGATTTTGAGGGGCGCAAGGTACCGGAGGTTTTGCTGTCGGGGCATCACGCCAAAATCAAGGAATTTCAAAGGCAAAGTGCCATTTTGCGGACGGCCCGCAAGCGTCCCGACTTACTTGCCAGAGCGGAACTGACCGCGGCGGAGCGGGCGATGGTTGAGGAGTATTTGCGGGAGCATGATTTGGGCGCGGAGACTGAAAGCCGGTGA
- a CDS encoding 16S rRNA processing protein RimM → MVLTQKEDNNMRLSNDTVVIGKITTTHGLKGAVKVLPMTEDSDRFYDLTQVMAELAGGGQKVLTVKTVQSFKEGFLMEFKEIGDINAAQAFRGAFLQIPRSQALELAEDEYYIFEIIGAAVFTDEGEYLGKLTEVIETGANDVYEVTAEDGSEILIPVIPDCVLEVDTDRKVVKVHLLEGMR, encoded by the coding sequence TTGGTATTGACGCAGAAAGAGGATAACAATATGCGGCTCAGTAACGATACCGTGGTAATCGGCAAGATTACAACGACACATGGCTTAAAAGGTGCGGTTAAGGTTTTGCCGATGACGGAGGACAGCGACCGGTTTTATGATTTGACGCAGGTTATGGCGGAACTGGCCGGCGGCGGGCAAAAGGTGCTGACGGTGAAAACAGTTCAGTCCTTTAAAGAGGGCTTTTTAATGGAGTTTAAAGAAATCGGCGATATCAATGCGGCTCAGGCCTTTCGCGGCGCATTTTTGCAGATTCCCCGCAGCCAGGCCTTAGAGTTGGCGGAAGATGAATATTATATTTTTGAAATTATCGGTGCGGCGGTTTTTACCGATGAAGGCGAATATTTAGGGAAGTTGACCGAAGTGATTGAAACCGGTGCCAATGACGTTTATGAAGTCACCGCCGAGGACGGCAGCGAGATTTTGATTCCGGTCATTCCCGACTGCGTGCTGGAGGTTGATACCGACCGAAAGGTGGTTAAAGTCCATTTACTGGAGGGCATGCGATGA
- a CDS encoding proline--tRNA ligase → MKLANLVGERFKERPSDCVIDSHTYAIKGGYIKYVATGIYSLYPPMRRITAKIENIIRQEMDHLGCQEVLFPVVLPAGLWEESGRASSVGEELLRFKDRNNTSLVLGMTHEEAAVQLVREYGQSYAKYPFAIYQIQTKFRDEARPRAGLIRVREFTMKDAYSFHTSTEDLEQYYHQMAKAYERIFAKVGIPEVISVRSDSGMIGGSVSHEYMLLTEAGEDSIVLCEDCGYRANIEAAAVTVDNSACTAATNLTKVHTPNCKTIEEVCTFLNCKVEESCKAVIYQKNISDDYVIVFLRGDYEVNETKLTNLLGEKLHPAVITEDCGLIAGFCGPYEQTGKWQMIYDKSLDGIEALCAGANQIDYHYIGLNLKRDIGDVEYADVSKIKNGGICPRCGRQKIQIRRGIEVGNIFQLGTKYTQSMGMTYTDETGATQVPVMGCYGTGIGRLAASVCEAKHDDYGPIWPISIAPWQVHICCMRADKAECLEISEHIYKQLQAAGIEVLFDDRKVSAGAMLADADLLGVPIRIIVGPKNAVQREAEIVSRDKRFAVKVSVDNILAETQKLIHTLWDEINRHVL, encoded by the coding sequence ATGAAATTAGCCAATCTGGTCGGAGAACGCTTTAAGGAACGGCCATCAGACTGTGTGATTGACAGCCATACTTATGCAATTAAAGGCGGATATATAAAATATGTTGCCACCGGTATATACTCGCTGTACCCGCCAATGAGAAGAATTACGGCCAAAATCGAAAATATCATCCGACAGGAGATGGATCATCTTGGCTGCCAGGAAGTTCTGTTTCCGGTAGTGCTGCCCGCGGGATTGTGGGAAGAATCAGGCCGTGCCAGCAGTGTCGGAGAGGAACTGCTTCGCTTTAAGGATCGGAATAACACGTCATTGGTACTGGGAATGACACATGAAGAGGCAGCCGTCCAGTTAGTTCGCGAATATGGACAGTCCTATGCAAAATACCCATTCGCGATATATCAAATTCAAACGAAGTTCCGGGATGAAGCCAGACCGCGCGCCGGTCTAATCCGCGTTCGCGAGTTTACAATGAAAGACGCTTATTCCTTTCATACTTCAACGGAAGATTTGGAGCAATATTATCATCAAATGGCCAAAGCCTATGAACGTATTTTTGCCAAAGTCGGGATTCCGGAGGTTATTTCTGTCAGATCGGATTCCGGTATGATTGGCGGCAGTGTGTCGCATGAGTACATGCTTTTAACCGAGGCTGGGGAAGATTCCATTGTGCTGTGTGAGGATTGCGGTTATCGGGCTAATATTGAGGCGGCGGCTGTCACTGTCGATAACAGCGCCTGCACCGCGGCAACAAATCTGACCAAGGTTCATACGCCAAATTGCAAGACAATTGAAGAGGTTTGTACCTTCTTAAATTGTAAAGTAGAAGAGTCTTGCAAAGCCGTGATCTATCAAAAAAATATATCCGATGACTATGTTATTGTTTTTTTACGCGGCGATTATGAAGTTAACGAAACAAAATTAACCAATTTATTGGGTGAAAAACTTCATCCGGCAGTCATTACAGAAGATTGCGGCTTAATTGCCGGTTTTTGCGGGCCATACGAACAAACCGGCAAGTGGCAGATGATATATGATAAATCATTAGACGGAATTGAAGCCCTCTGTGCGGGCGCTAATCAAATTGACTATCATTATATCGGCCTTAATCTTAAACGCGATATCGGCGATGTCGAATATGCGGATGTTTCCAAAATAAAGAACGGCGGAATTTGTCCCCGCTGCGGCCGGCAGAAAATCCAAATACGCCGGGGCATTGAGGTTGGAAATATTTTTCAATTAGGCACTAAATACACCCAATCTATGGGGATGACCTATACCGATGAAACCGGAGCAACGCAGGTACCGGTCATGGGATGCTACGGAACCGGTATCGGCCGGTTAGCAGCTTCCGTCTGCGAAGCTAAGCATGATGATTATGGTCCGATTTGGCCGATTTCAATTGCTCCCTGGCAAGTACATATCTGTTGTATGCGGGCAGATAAGGCTGAATGTCTCGAAATTTCGGAACATATCTATAAGCAGCTGCAGGCAGCCGGGATCGAAGTTCTTTTTGATGACAGGAAAGTCAGTGCCGGCGCAATGTTGGCTGATGCGGATTTATTAGGCGTGCCGATTCGGATCATTGTCGGCCCCAAAAACGCGGTTCAGCGGGAAGCCGAAATCGTTTCCCGTGACAAGCGGTTTGCAGTCAAAGTCAGCGTTGATAACATCTTGGCGGAAACTCAAAAATTGATCCACACCCTTTGGGATGAGATTAACCGCCACGTGCTTTGA
- a CDS encoding elongation factor Ts: MAVTAQMVKELREMTGAGMMDCKKALTETDGDMDKAVDYLRENGMAKAAKKAGRIAAEGIVFVKLAADWKTAVAVEVNSETDFVAKNAEFRGFVEEVADQILASSAQDVESLLAEPWLKDNSRTVEQVLASKIATIGENLKIRRFERVPSAGAIAAYDHMNGKIGVLVNAEADGANGKVITVLKDVAMQVAALSPRYVSREEVDQEYINNEMEVLKNQARNENPGKPENILEQMVKGRLAKELREICLMDQAFVKDGDLTVAAYLEKMSKELGSPIKVKSFVRFETGEGLEKKQENFADEVAKQMGM, from the coding sequence ATGGCTGTAACAGCGCAAATGGTAAAAGAGCTCAGAGAAATGACCGGCGCCGGTATGATGGATTGCAAAAAGGCTTTAACCGAAACCGACGGCGATATGGATAAAGCAGTTGATTATTTAAGAGAAAACGGTATGGCCAAAGCGGCTAAAAAAGCCGGCCGGATTGCGGCAGAAGGCATTGTTTTCGTAAAACTTGCGGCAGACTGGAAAACGGCAGTTGCCGTGGAAGTCAACTCGGAAACTGACTTTGTGGCAAAGAATGCCGAATTCAGAGGCTTTGTTGAGGAAGTGGCTGATCAGATTTTAGCGTCTTCCGCCCAAGATGTAGAGAGCTTATTAGCGGAGCCGTGGCTGAAAGACAACAGCCGGACGGTTGAGCAGGTACTGGCTTCCAAGATTGCGACGATTGGGGAAAACCTGAAAATCCGCCGTTTTGAGAGAGTTCCATCGGCCGGGGCGATTGCTGCCTACGACCATATGAACGGCAAGATTGGCGTATTGGTTAATGCCGAAGCCGACGGCGCTAACGGCAAAGTCATTACCGTCTTAAAGGACGTGGCGATGCAGGTAGCAGCTTTAAGCCCGCGTTATGTTTCCCGCGAAGAAGTTGATCAGGAATATATCAATAACGAAATGGAAGTCCTAAAGAATCAGGCGCGTAATGAAAACCCGGGCAAGCCGGAAAACATCCTTGAGCAAATGGTCAAAGGCCGCTTGGCAAAGGAACTCCGTGAAATCTGCTTGATGGATCAGGCGTTCGTTAAGGACGGCGATTTGACGGTAGCTGCTTATTTGGAGAAAATGTCCAAGGAACTGGGCTCGCCGATTAAGGTTAAGAGTTTTGTCCGCTTTGAAACCGGCGAAGGCCTGGAGAAGAAGCAGGAAAACTTTGCCGATGAAGTTGCCAAGCAAATGGGAATGTAA
- the rpsB gene encoding 30S ribosomal protein S2: protein MSVISMKQLLEAGVHFGHQTRRWNPKMKEYIYTERNGIYIIDLQKTSVLIDKAYDVVKDIVARGGDVLFVGTKKQAQEAIKTEAERCGMYYVSNRWLGGMLTNHKTIKERIKRLYELEEMEANGTFQLLPKKEVMGLRAEMEKLEMNLGGIKEMENLPAVMFVIDPKNEEIAVREAHLLGIPIVAVVDTNCDPEEVDYVIPGNDDAIRAVKLLAGMVADAVLEAKQGVQLTDTADYSPVAEEQEKIDE, encoded by the coding sequence ATGAGTGTAATTTCAATGAAACAACTGTTAGAAGCCGGTGTTCATTTCGGACACCAAACCCGCAGATGGAATCCTAAGATGAAGGAATACATCTACACCGAAAGAAACGGGATTTATATTATTGACCTGCAAAAGACCTCGGTTTTAATCGACAAGGCGTATGATGTGGTCAAAGACATTGTGGCCAGAGGCGGTGATGTGCTTTTTGTCGGCACCAAGAAGCAGGCACAGGAAGCAATCAAAACAGAAGCCGAGCGCTGCGGCATGTACTACGTCAGCAATCGCTGGCTGGGCGGCATGCTGACCAACCACAAGACGATCAAAGAAAGAATCAAACGTTTGTACGAATTGGAAGAAATGGAAGCAAACGGCACATTCCAGTTGCTGCCGAAGAAGGAAGTCATGGGACTGCGGGCAGAAATGGAAAAATTGGAAATGAATCTCGGCGGAATTAAGGAAATGGAAAACCTGCCGGCCGTTATGTTTGTGATTGACCCGAAAAATGAAGAAATTGCCGTGCGGGAAGCGCATTTGTTGGGGATTCCGATTGTGGCCGTAGTTGATACCAACTGCGATCCGGAGGAAGTGGATTATGTTATCCCGGGTAACGACGATGCGATTCGGGCGGTTAAGTTATTAGCCGGAATGGTAGCAGATGCCGTTTTAGAAGCAAAACAGGGCGTCCAGCTGACCGATACCGCTGATTATTCTCCGGTAGCAGAAGAACAGGAAAAGATTGACGAATAA